GCTGATAAAATGTGTGTAcgttcttttttttttttttttaaatataaaattataaagaaaaataatacatttagtatttttcattttatttacacatatattatttttttttaatatttgtttaatgattatatgttatttgttttattccCCTAAACATGCATCATttgggaaaaaaaaatgacacCCTGATCATattgttttcttttctttgtgtatattatataaattttatctAGAGCTTTTGATATAGTAATTAAACTATATAAAGCTCTCTTTTTTCAagtgtatgtatatataagtgTGTAATTGTATTAAtacatgtacatatatatcctatatatacataattttgaaatagAAAGATAAAAAGTGATGAAGTTGCTTGCACAATTCTTCCTAAGCATAttcatttcctttttttcttttttcccattgatttattatatgcctatatatatggccatcatttatgcatattaagtgtgtatatatacatgtataaAGGGGTAggcaatatatatgcatgcgTCTGTTTGGATGCCAAACTGCTATAAAGTCCCTCTCtgttttccttttttgtttttaaaactgAACTATTTTCATTGGGGGACTTAGAAATATGTTCATAgtatttgtaaatatatctaaaaaatatataataaagcaATGGCGTATTAGTTAGCATTgtgcatatacataatgATCTCCTGTTTTCGTTCCGTATTTCACTATTCCGTTGTGCCTACCCtcatctatatttttatataccgATTAATTTTACAcacttttttatgtataccaattttatgatatattttttagtttttatGTCAAAAGCTACGAACTAAAAAAGGGAAAGAAAAAcaagaatatatttttttacaagcATTAATAAGTTGGCAATTAAAACTGTGAACTTCAAATGAAAAGTAAGTAGCGATTTGGGTCTTAAGGGAAAAGACAGAAATTTTACttactatttattattattttttttaaaatatttatcgcATAATAGCGGTGGCAAGCCATTCATTTTAGTTAGTGTGTGGATGGTAGTACCGAATCGAGTTGGCaaataagaaataaaaatatatagtagTCACATGGTTGGAGCAACGAAGGGAAAATAACATAATTATAGTGTCCATAAAATGAGTATAGGAAAAAAAACgcaatataatataaaggtGGATATACATGAAGTTAAAGATTTGAGTTTTCGAGAAAgtacaaatgaaaaagagaTAATACCTAATCCTTATATTGAAATAAAAGTTAATGATGAAACAAAATCCACcgctaaaaaaaatcaagcAGTAAATgttgtatataatacatcatttaatttttctatgGATTTAACTGATTATGATTTTCAAAGAACAAGTGTAGAAGTGTGTgtattacataaatatacaattcAAAGTGCATTAATTGGAAAATGTTCTTTTAGTTTAAATTACGTATATTCAAAGGTTCAGCATTGGATATATAGAATATGGGTTAAATTAAGAAATCCTGATTTACCTTTAGATGATGTAggatatttattaatatcgGTTGGAGTATATGGACCTGGTGATTCGATACCAATTATAAATGATAGTATAAAGACAAATATGCATGacaatgaaatatatgcaaataataaaggaatagatatacatataacACATTATgatttatgtataaatatatttagagGGCAAGATAtagaatttataaataatgctaatagtttatttcaaaataatttagagCCATATGTTAGAGTAATACATAATGGAtttgaagaaaaaacaaaaattatacgAAATGATCCAAACCCTGTTTGGAACTTAAGTGTTCATTTACCTACATGTACACCTtgttatgataaaaatataattatagaaTTAATTAATGGGGAAACAAATGGTgttgttatatatagtattctacttgatttttttgaaatactAAAAAGAGAAATAGCTCCACGATGGttcaatatttattacaatcctcaaaattatatctttCCAAGAAGTAGTATATACtctcaaaatataaatcaaaattcTAGTAATCCTCATGCTTTTGGAAATAATCCAAATGTGAATAATAATCAGTCTGTTGCTGGTATTGGTAACACAATTAATAATGTAAGCACCTTTgggaattatttattttctggTACAACTGCAGAAAagctttttaaaaatgcagCACAaggaataaatattaatgatatattagGTATAACAAAAGttcaaaatatgtttacTAATGATAGTTTAAAAgaattttatctttatgGTGGTCGTATATTTTTAGGAGTGAATATTACAAAGATTCATGCTCCTGGAcctatatgtataaaatcAGCAAAAATAGAGCATGACCCACctaataaagaatatatattttgtgcTGATATTTATGAGATATTGGGAGTAGAAGGAAATAATAAGCAAGCAGAATGTGAACCTAATAATGTGAATAATATAACTGATGAAACTGGAATAAATGAAAgacataattttaatagtaATGGTGATAGTATTATATGTGTATGTGGATTAGGTCCtcataaattaaaaaccCCACCACTACTTCCAAACGAAGCAGGATCTTatgttttaaatgaaaGTGCAGGAAGAATAAATGAATTTCGTATATTTCTaccacaaaataataacgaacagatatatgatatatttctttatatatatgtaaaatcaaatatatcAGTTACTGATTGGATTACAAATAGAcggaatatatataatagtattTTAAATACAGAAGGGGAAGATggtgatataaataaaattcaaaagATAAATAAGATGAGTTCCATTAATCAAATATCTGATGATATGTTTAATACGAATTctgaaattttaaataattatagatTAAAAAGTTTTGTTCGAATaccatttaaatatttactttTGAATGAAAATAAGCCAAAATGGTTTTCGATGAAAAATGTTGAAACAGATGCACatgattataatatatcattttttgcaAATTTAATACCttgtaatttatataaaaaaagaccTAAAAGGTTAGAATATAAATTGTCacgatatttttttcgtgcTTTAATTTATGAAGGTTTACATTTTCCAGCTAAAGGATATAATGCATTTCCTGACCcgtacataaaaatagagATAGCTGGACAGACAATAAAAACAAGTACTATTTTACATACATTAAAtccaaattattatgaagCATATGAAGTTGAAGTTATACTACCAACTAATTTAAATCTTGCTCCAGATATATCAATAGAAGCATTTTCAgtaaataaatcatttctttataatgatgatattttattggGTTCATGTACATACCCTATTATGAAAGTTCCTATGGAATGGAAACGATCCCCTATATGGATTAACTTGAAATCTtcacaatataaaaagtgtAAAGCAAAATTATTAGTTGCTTTTGAATTAGTACCATATGAAAAAGTAGTTAATGATGATCAATATCCATTTTATGATGATATAAGACCATCTACTTTGCCTGGACatgtttctttatttttagttgGTATTCGTATGTTTAAACCTTTGAAAGATCCATCTGTTACTGTTTGTTTTGGTCGAGATATAGATGACACATCTCAATTTTTATGGCATGAAACTACTAATAAGGTTATATCTGGAAAAGAAGGGAATtggaattttttaaaatatttttctctcGATGTAGCATTACCTAAACGTATGCAACATCATAGTTTTTTAGAAGTTCGAGTGGAGGATAGAGGATCTAGTAGTGGTTTTACGGGTGGAGCATCTAATGGGTATAACTCAATTAAtgctataaataatgataactTAGTAGGTACTGCTTATataaccctaaaccctttACTTCCATGgttatatgaatatgaaCAGAGGGAATGTATAGAATTGTTTAAACTGCATCTATTGGAAGAGGTTCTAATTGAAGATGCAGAAAAGGCAAGgaaaacatataatagtgcattaatatataaaaaaagttcaatattttctaaaaaattgtccaatgatatatttgaaatacAAGGAACAGATGAAGAAAGAGATGAATatggtaataataatgttttccatgcattatcattaaatatgttaGAAGAGAACCCATTTTTAGAATATGGTGATGAAGATGCAGAAGACCCCGAGGAAGGTGAAAATGGGTTCAAAAAGggaatacataaaatagaaGACATAGATGAAACCAAAAATAGTGCAATAGAATtcgaaaacaaaataaaatcaaatGATATCTCTAGCCCAAATGGAATGAACACAATGAATGAGTATGACAAAATATCTGATGgaaataatcaaaaaaaagaaacgaaaaaaaaaaaaaaaaatcgaaaaaatataaataatgaatatgttCCTTATAATGATCCTGATTTTGCAAATGTTCGAATTGAAGATCCATTAGAACATGTATGTTTTACACAAAAATCAGGGGGATTAGATAATGATGTAGATATAACTGGGTACTCAACG
This Plasmodium chabaudi chabaudi strain AS genome assembly, chromosome: 12 DNA region includes the following protein-coding sequences:
- a CDS encoding ferlin-like protein, putative (term=annotation;date=20180913;qualifier=added_gene_name=FER1;curatorName=ucb@sanger.ac.uk;~term=annotation;date=20190102;qualifier=removed_product=ferlin, putative;qualifier=added_product=ferlin-like protein, putative;qualifier=added_gene_name=flp;qualifier=added_literature=pmid:30597708;qualifier=removed_literature=pmid:30597708;qualifier=added_GO:0071944;qualifier=added_GO:0031410;curatorName=ucb@sanger.ac.uk;~;query 1632-1632; ~;query 1610-1631; ~;query 1-1609; ~tmhmm; query 1-1633; ~pfam_scan;Pfam:PF00168.26; E()=0.0023;score=18.0;query 177-251;description=C2;~pfam_scan;Pfam:PF00168.26; E()=8.8E-4;score=19.4;query 1421-1522;description=C2;~pfam_scan;Pfam:PF00168.26; E()=8.9E-5;score=22.6;query 1261-1360;description=C2;~pfam_scan;Pfam:PF00168.26; E()=4.1E-6;score=26.9;query 11-105;description=C2;~pfam_scan;Pfam:PF00168.26; E()=9.7E-6;score=25.7;query 651-740;description=C2;~iprscan;Superfamily:SSF49562; score=4.99E-13;query 1398-1519;description=null;~iprscan;Superfamily:SSF49562; score=2.18E-17;query 641-775;description=null;~iprscan;Superfamily:SSF49562; score=2.34E-11;query 171-298;description=null;~iprscan;Superfamily:SSF49562; score=2.18E-13;query 8-140;description=null;~iprscan;Superfamily:SSF49562; score=6.55E-13;query 1258-1399;description=null;~iprscan;InterPro:IPR000008 : C2 calcium-dependent membrane targeting;Pfam:PF00168; score=0.0024;query 177-251;description=C2 domain;~iprscan;InterPro:IPR000008 : C2 calcium-dependent membrane targeting;SMART:SM00239; score=41.0;query 1421-1524;description=C2 domain;~iprscan;InterPro:IPR000008 : C2 calcium-dependent membrane targeting;Pfam:PF00168; score=9.2E-4;query 1421-1522;description=C2 domain;~iprscan;InterPro:IPR000008 : C2 calcium-dependent membrane targeting;SMART:SM00239; score=2.8E-6;query 10-114;description=C2 domain;~iprscan;InterPro:IPR000008 : C2 calcium-dependent membrane targeting;Prosite:PS50004; score=10.397;query 651-735;description=C2 domain;~iprscan;InterPro:IPR000008 : C2 calcium-dependent membrane targeting;Pfam:PF00168; score=9.0E-5;query 1261-1360;description=C2 domain;~iprscan;InterPro:IPR000008 : C2 calcium-dependent membrane targeting;SMART:SM00239; score=73.0;query 798-925;description=C2 domain;~iprscan;InterPro:IPR000008 : C2 calcium-dependent membrane targeting;SMART:SM00239; score=0.0029;query 1259-1367;description=C2 domain;~iprscan;InterPro:IPR000008 : C2 calcium-dependent membrane targeting;SMART:SM00239; score=5.8E-6;query 646-750;description=C2 domain;~iprscan;InterPro:IPR000008 : C2 calcium-dependent membrane targeting;Pfam:PF00168; score=3.8E-6;query 10-105;description=C2 domain;~iprscan;InterPro:IPR000008 : C2 calcium-dependent membrane targeting;Pfam:PF00168; score=9.6E-6;query 651-740;description=C2 domain;~iprscan;InterPro:IPR000008 : C2 calcium-dependent membrane targeting;SMART:SM00239; score=1.3E-6;query 177-278;description=C2 domain;~iprscan;InterPro:IPR012968 : FerI;SMART:SM01202; score=3.4E-8;query 100-169;description=FerIin domain), producing the protein MSIGKKTQYNIKVDIHEVKDLSFRESTNEKEIIPNPYIEIKVNDETKSTAKKNQAVNVVYNTSFNFSMDLTDYDFQRTSVEVCVLHKYTIQSALIGKCSFSLNYVYSKVQHWIYRIWVKLRNPDLPLDDVGYLLISVGVYGPGDSIPIINDSIKTNMHDNEIYANNKGIDIHITHYDLCINIFRGQDIEFINNANSLFQNNLEPYVRVIHNGFEEKTKIIRNDPNPVWNLSVHLPTCTPCYDKNIIIELINGETNGVVIYSILLDFFEILKREIAPRWFNIYYNPQNYIFPRSSIYSQNINQNSSNPHAFGNNPNVNNNQSVAGIGNTINNVSTFGNYLFSGTTAEKLFKNAAQGININDILGITKVQNMFTNDSLKEFYLYGGRIFLGVNITKIHAPGPICIKSAKIEHDPPNKEYIFCADIYEILGVEGNNKQAECEPNNVNNITDETGINERHNFNSNGDSIICVCGLGPHKLKTPPLLPNEAGSYVLNESAGRINEFRIFLPQNNNEQIYDIFLYIYVKSNISVTDWITNRRNIYNSILNTEGEDGDINKIQKINKMSSINQISDDMFNTNSEILNNYRLKSFVRIPFKYLLLNENKPKWFSMKNVETDAHDYNISFFANLIPCNLYKKRPKRLEYKLSRYFFRALIYEGLHFPAKGYNAFPDPYIKIEIAGQTIKTSTILHTLNPNYYEAYEVEVILPTNLNLAPDISIEAFSVNKSFLYNDDILLGSCTYPIMKVPMEWKRSPIWINLKSSQYKKCKAKLLVAFELVPYEKVVNDDQYPFYDDIRPSTLPGHVSLFLVGIRMFKPLKDPSVTVCFGRDIDDTSQFLWHETTNKVISGKEGNWNFLKYFSLDVALPKRMQHHSFLEVRVEDRGSSSGFTGGASNGYNSINAINNDNLVGTAYITLNPLLPWLYEYEQRECIELFKLHLLEEVLIEDAEKARKTYNSALIYKKSSIFSKKLSNDIFEIQGTDEERDEYGNNNVFHALSLNMLEENPFLEYGDEDAEDPEEGENGFKKGIHKIEDIDETKNSAIEFENKIKSNDISSPNGMNTMNEYDKISDGNNQKKETKKKKKNRKNINNEYVPYNDPDFANVRIEDPLEHVCFTQKSGGLDNDVDITGYSTNNRSISNINENRMNKQYASANTLDNTENCGKTIYGFNEDMLNFQLSLAYDDDHDELQREEMLYEYEVDMDINDLPYLRATIFRCTDSGIPEAVGYLKYICNVYDEKTMHKKKEMVKACDNLVREYKLTRNLVVRAYIIQARGLNPPSGATDITTYVWIKNSDEITNIPGGLSHNIKDTGHIKKQGYKPEFNRCYQLLCSFPDESIIQVCVMNQGSISDEVIGYTYIDMEDRYFNKKIKQLMLDDIMPIELRSLKLENSTISHGSLRCWFEIFTEEFAHLNPVKILCSNEPDDYQLRLVVWKVSNVAMDNNSTVSLFVRCIYADDDSEDIRDTDIHYNSKNGKGTFNWRFVYNVKIPTNSTTIKVQIHNYALLSSNEPIGESSLDLSSHFYRARKKKGFYHIPRFSISCKHPAHKNKIRGNIEVEACILPKSEADVDPVGNGRDEPNKDPFLPPITENRTYVDWVTINEKLGDATASIMQGLKWTGVWVMVAFVVIGILFIMFLLK